The Chitinophaga flava genome has a segment encoding these proteins:
- a CDS encoding RagB/SusD family nutrient uptake outer membrane protein, translated as MKKSFKYIGALTLLMALAGSCNERDFLTQNDPNKITETNFWKDENSLSMALAATYSPLRLPLYGYWGAFTGIQDINAMGDDVFTIPGEEAPTWAIASYTNDENNADAADIFDKTYQCIHRANLILARIDQVPIDAAKKDIYIAEARFLRGISYFILASNWGAVPIRTAPVETTSTYAAPCSSKEEVWQQVISDLSVAKDKLPVIRTPKEMGRATSGAAIAFLGKSYLFMENYPLAESTLSLLTKAPFNYGLVDNYEDNFTDLNEFNKESIFEWVCAPLGDPYGPWGAETTNSPMYNYLPQFIGPPAGGGWFKYVPSNYLVTQFLQEPRPAGSDTKFDKRMYASLMWQHSRLGETDTTFYNGKTFDELWKSAQKKIDRLGSDTKLDTATNGRFLIKKYTGAWRNVADADNYWGATPSTANYRVIRFAEVLLMRAEAAARNGHPDVALVDINQIRTRAGLSAKTAADLPGTDQLMAEIDHQKLLELFFEQNRIYDLRRWNKSAAQLGALFQTRGKQGANTFKARHYVFPIPARELNSNPKATQNDLWK; from the coding sequence ATGAAAAAATCATTTAAATATATCGGGGCGCTTACCTTGCTGATGGCGCTCGCCGGCAGTTGCAATGAACGCGACTTCCTCACACAAAACGATCCCAATAAAATCACAGAAACCAATTTCTGGAAAGATGAAAACAGTCTGAGTATGGCACTGGCAGCCACTTACAGTCCGCTACGGCTGCCGCTGTACGGCTACTGGGGCGCTTTTACCGGCATACAGGACATCAATGCCATGGGCGATGATGTGTTTACCATCCCCGGTGAAGAAGCGCCTACCTGGGCGATCGCATCCTATACCAATGATGAAAACAATGCTGATGCGGCAGACATCTTCGACAAAACCTATCAGTGTATTCACCGTGCCAACCTTATACTGGCCCGGATAGACCAGGTACCTATAGATGCAGCCAAAAAGGATATCTATATTGCAGAAGCCAGGTTCCTGCGTGGTATCTCCTACTTTATTCTGGCCTCCAACTGGGGTGCTGTGCCCATCAGAACCGCACCGGTAGAAACTACCAGCACCTATGCAGCTCCCTGCAGCTCTAAGGAAGAAGTATGGCAGCAGGTGATCAGTGATCTCTCTGTTGCTAAAGACAAGCTGCCGGTGATCCGTACACCCAAGGAAATGGGAAGAGCCACCAGCGGAGCCGCCATCGCCTTTCTGGGCAAGAGTTACCTGTTCATGGAAAACTACCCGCTGGCAGAAAGCACACTCTCTCTGCTGACCAAAGCTCCCTTTAACTATGGACTGGTAGATAACTACGAAGACAACTTCACCGACCTTAATGAGTTCAACAAGGAATCCATCTTTGAATGGGTATGTGCACCGCTGGGCGATCCTTACGGGCCATGGGGCGCAGAAACTACCAACTCACCGATGTACAACTACCTGCCTCAGTTCATCGGCCCTCCGGCCGGCGGCGGATGGTTTAAATATGTTCCTTCCAATTACCTCGTGACACAGTTTCTCCAGGAACCACGCCCCGCGGGATCTGACACCAAATTCGACAAAAGAATGTATGCTTCCCTGATGTGGCAGCATAGCAGACTTGGTGAAACAGATACCACCTTCTATAACGGCAAAACGTTTGATGAGCTCTGGAAATCAGCACAGAAGAAAATAGACAGACTCGGTTCCGATACTAAGCTGGATACTGCGACTAATGGCCGTTTCCTGATAAAAAAATACACCGGCGCCTGGCGTAATGTGGCCGATGCCGACAACTACTGGGGCGCTACCCCTTCTACCGCCAACTACCGGGTAATACGTTTTGCAGAAGTACTGCTGATGCGTGCCGAAGCGGCTGCCCGTAATGGCCATCCGGATGTGGCATTGGTAGATATCAACCAGATACGTACCCGTGCGGGCCTCTCCGCCAAAACTGCTGCAGACCTGCCCGGCACCGACCAGCTGATGGCTGAGATAGACCACCAGAAACTGCTGGAACTGTTTTTCGAACAAAACAGGATATACGATCTCAGAAGATGGAATAAGTCTGCCGCACAGTTGGGAGCACTCTTCCAGACCAGAGGCAAACAGGGAGCCAACACCTTTAAGGCCAGACACTACGTGTTTCCGATACCGGCCAGGGAGCTGAATTCCAATCCCAAAGCCACACAGAACGACCTCTGGAAATAA
- a CDS encoding RNA polymerase sigma factor, with translation MSNDQPTAFRDQSTAEYPQETANTLLWEQVRQNNQEALVALYEKMYLHLVNYGIRSCSDAELTKDAINDVFLEIWDKRHQLHTVRNVKSYLFTYLRRKIFAGIRKQQQTGAAADAFAAAAPYELSYEARIVAVQTTEETRQKVRRAMSQLTPRQKQLVELRYFDGLPMEEVARRAGITTKTAYNTLGFALKVLSAVFSLLTALMLTKVPGK, from the coding sequence ATGAGTAACGATCAGCCAACCGCATTCCGCGATCAGTCTACTGCGGAGTATCCGCAGGAAACCGCCAACACGTTGTTATGGGAACAGGTACGCCAGAACAACCAGGAGGCACTGGTAGCCCTATACGAAAAAATGTACCTGCACCTGGTCAACTACGGCATCCGCAGCTGCAGCGACGCCGAGCTCACCAAAGATGCTATTAATGATGTATTCCTGGAAATATGGGACAAACGTCACCAGCTGCATACTGTACGTAACGTAAAGTCCTATCTCTTTACCTACCTGCGCCGCAAGATATTTGCCGGTATCCGTAAACAACAACAAACCGGTGCAGCTGCCGACGCTTTCGCGGCTGCAGCCCCCTATGAGCTGTCGTATGAAGCCCGTATCGTGGCCGTACAAACCACCGAAGAAACCAGGCAAAAAGTACGCAGGGCCATGTCACAGCTTACTCCCCGGCAAAAACAACTGGTGGAACTGCGGTACTTCGACGGCCTTCCCATGGAGGAAGTAGCCCGCCGCGCAGGCATCACCACCAAAACCGCCTACAATACCCTGGGCTTCGCCCTCAAAGTGTTATCGGCCGTTTTCTCCCTACTCACCGCACTGATGCTGACCAAAGTACCCGGTAAATAA
- a CDS encoding FecR family protein produces the protein MDHSFTSAEDFLHNDSFLRYCMGLDEKEVLWWDNWIQEHPEHRAHVDQAREIFHAINGQQGQLHAAVGHFRVLLKEHAAQTATQEPATQTPPVPGQQRRLHWWHAAAAAALLITAAGGWYQYSRYRSQQQIAAGTHLSEIQPGSSRAMLTLADGTSVPLDSTGAGRFQEKDGTRINKGQGTLTYDNDNNNHGEETVLFNTLSTPRGGEYQLVLPDGSKVWLNAASSLRFPTRFTGKDRTVYLTGEAYFEIAPNAGQAFYVQLNNGQQIAVLGTSFNIMDYEDENATQTTLVTGKVKVTLPGGQQTLLAPAQQATITKGSDRIAVTDADIDKTIAWKTGTFEFEEDELPAIMRQLARWYDVRVVYAGTIPTQHYSGSIRKQATLSQALRILQTAGIHYSVTNKTITIQTSSN, from the coding sequence ATGGACCATTCTTTTACTTCTGCGGAAGACTTTTTACATAATGATTCATTCCTCCGGTACTGTATGGGCCTGGATGAAAAAGAAGTCCTGTGGTGGGACAACTGGATCCAGGAACATCCTGAGCACCGGGCGCATGTTGATCAGGCCAGGGAAATATTCCATGCCATCAACGGGCAGCAGGGGCAACTTCATGCTGCAGTGGGTCATTTCAGGGTATTGCTCAAAGAACATGCTGCCCAGACAGCCACACAGGAGCCTGCAACCCAGACTCCTCCTGTACCGGGCCAGCAGCGCCGCCTGCACTGGTGGCATGCTGCAGCTGCGGCGGCTCTTTTAATCACCGCCGCAGGTGGCTGGTATCAGTATAGCCGTTACCGTAGTCAGCAGCAGATCGCCGCCGGAACACACTTGTCTGAAATACAACCCGGCTCCTCCCGGGCGATGCTCACCCTGGCCGATGGTACCAGCGTGCCGCTGGACTCCACCGGCGCCGGCAGGTTCCAGGAAAAAGACGGTACCCGTATTAATAAAGGTCAGGGTACTCTTACCTACGACAACGACAACAACAACCACGGAGAAGAAACGGTCCTGTTCAATACCCTGAGCACTCCCCGCGGGGGTGAGTACCAGCTAGTGCTCCCGGATGGTAGCAAGGTATGGCTCAATGCCGCCTCCTCTCTCCGCTTCCCTACCCGCTTTACCGGAAAAGACCGTACGGTTTATCTTACCGGTGAAGCCTACTTTGAGATCGCACCTAACGCCGGCCAGGCCTTTTATGTGCAGCTGAACAATGGTCAGCAGATAGCGGTACTGGGTACCAGCTTCAATATCATGGATTATGAAGATGAAAATGCCACCCAAACCACGCTGGTCACCGGGAAAGTGAAAGTAACACTGCCCGGCGGACAACAAACACTGCTTGCTCCGGCCCAGCAGGCTACCATCACCAAAGGAAGTGATCGTATAGCCGTTACCGATGCCGACATCGACAAAACCATCGCCTGGAAAACGGGGACGTTTGAATTTGAAGAAGATGAGCTGCCTGCTATCATGCGGCAACTGGCCAGGTGGTATGATGTCCGGGTGGTATATGCAGGTACCATCCCCACACAGCATTATTCCGGATCTATCCGCAAACAGGCTACCCTGTCACAGGCACTGCGCATCCTGCAAACAGCCGGTATCCACTATTCCGTCACCAATAAAACAATTACTATACAAACAAGCAGCAACTGA
- a CDS encoding TonB-dependent receptor: MKLTALLLLVLALQVSATGYSQKLTLDMRHVPLSRVFREIRKQTGLTFFYNSEMLKKADKVSVSVEKADLAEVMRQCLADNQLNYSIVDNTIILSVKNDLTAVKPVANISVYGRITDALTGEALSGASIKLKGTSKGTSTDVNGNFTLELPDGGGTLVISYLGYEAVEKQVSQAGSLNIQLRQKAVQTEEMVIVGYGSQKRKDVTGSVSSVRVNTISANVSKNISSAIQGRVPGVSIESASGAPGSGLNITIRGLSTLGNNAPLYIVDGVFVNNIDGVSPNDVESIEVLKDAATASIYGSRAANGVVIVTTKGGLKETTPRLEIDSWVGVQSIPKRMSLLNGEQWTKLMQANLPGIPDYAGVNSNWQDAIFRQATVTRTNVNFSGGSKNFTYNLSGGYLKENGTMIHTDYSAVNFRVKTQFEKGRFRIGETVMIKRGGGRQAPSGGDQTHSLVGSALVMPSTVPVYDPTQDLGGYGRRPIYMKNLSNPVALLENVNKSAKELNLLANAFVEVKLIDGLRYKFNLGLTEIQGYNRTYTGVYHDGNTANPLPDLSEGSSITNSWLAENTLSYTKKLGKHNIDAVVGYSAQKNIYSGFSASRNDLPVGTSVMGAGTAASQKNDGSANVSAMLSSFGRVMYSYDSRYLFTASIRRDGSSRFASDYQFGAFPSFSAGWNMHNENFFSGLRNVVSNLKLRGSWGVLGNQEIGNYLTQSAITSGINFVQGNVLWPGATASSYASPTDLSWEETKIINGGVDAGFLDNKLFFIFDVFHKKTNGVLLGVPFPLSVGKTGTPTLNAGVIENKGYEASVEYTSETRSGLKYRVMLNMSHTANEMTAITIGSGRQEFGDISRAKVGAPIGSFFLIKTDGIFNSEEEIKAYNKGGTPIQPDAKPGDIRFVDYNGDGKIDNQDVQNLGSPFPKFTMGLAANLSYKGFDMSLFFEGVSGNKIYNGRRQWMEKMSEVTNLSTAVLDAWTPEHHSNFPRFTISDPNNNKRENSDRWLEDGSYLRFKRLELGYSIPKTLTNRWGIDRIRVFGSAENIFTATKYKGFNPDLGVAPGSGVLSRGMDNSWDAYPLSRTFLLGLNLSF, translated from the coding sequence ATGAAGCTAACCGCTTTACTGCTCCTGGTGCTTGCACTGCAGGTCAGTGCCACCGGCTACTCTCAGAAGCTGACCCTCGACATGCGGCATGTGCCGCTGAGCAGGGTGTTCAGGGAGATCAGGAAACAAACCGGCCTAACCTTTTTCTACAACTCGGAAATGCTCAAAAAAGCAGACAAGGTATCCGTTTCTGTAGAAAAAGCCGACCTGGCAGAAGTCATGCGCCAATGTCTTGCCGACAACCAGCTCAACTACAGTATTGTAGACAATACAATTATCCTCTCTGTCAAAAATGACCTGACAGCAGTGAAACCCGTTGCCAATATATCTGTATACGGCCGTATCACCGACGCCCTTACAGGAGAGGCACTCAGCGGTGCTTCCATCAAACTCAAAGGCACCAGCAAAGGCACCAGCACCGACGTCAATGGTAACTTCACCCTGGAGCTGCCCGACGGTGGTGGTACCCTGGTTATATCCTATCTGGGTTATGAAGCGGTGGAGAAACAGGTATCCCAGGCTGGCTCCCTCAATATTCAACTGCGTCAGAAAGCCGTACAAACGGAAGAAATGGTGATCGTGGGTTATGGCAGCCAGAAAAGAAAAGATGTTACCGGCTCCGTATCTTCTGTAAGAGTAAACACCATCAGTGCCAATGTTTCCAAAAATATCAGCAGTGCCATCCAGGGAAGAGTACCCGGCGTTTCCATAGAATCCGCCAGCGGCGCACCCGGCTCCGGCCTCAACATTACCATCCGCGGGCTAAGTACCCTGGGCAACAATGCCCCGCTGTATATTGTGGATGGTGTGTTTGTCAACAATATCGACGGAGTAAGCCCCAACGATGTAGAGTCCATTGAAGTACTGAAAGACGCTGCCACCGCCAGCATATACGGTTCCCGCGCTGCTAACGGCGTGGTGATCGTCACCACCAAAGGAGGACTTAAGGAAACCACACCCCGACTGGAAATAGACAGCTGGGTAGGTGTACAGTCCATACCCAAAAGAATGAGCCTCCTCAATGGTGAACAGTGGACCAAACTAATGCAGGCCAACCTGCCCGGTATCCCTGATTATGCGGGTGTCAACAGCAACTGGCAGGACGCTATCTTCCGTCAGGCTACCGTTACCCGTACCAACGTTAATTTCAGCGGTGGCTCCAAAAACTTCACCTACAACCTCTCCGGTGGTTATCTCAAGGAAAACGGCACCATGATCCATACGGATTACTCTGCTGTCAATTTCCGTGTGAAAACACAGTTCGAAAAAGGGCGGTTCCGGATAGGCGAGACCGTTATGATCAAAAGAGGTGGCGGCCGTCAGGCTCCCAGTGGTGGCGACCAGACCCACAGCCTGGTGGGTAGTGCGCTCGTAATGCCGTCCACTGTCCCTGTATACGACCCTACGCAAGACCTGGGTGGTTATGGCAGAAGGCCCATCTATATGAAAAACCTGTCCAACCCTGTAGCCCTGCTGGAAAACGTCAATAAAAGCGCCAAAGAGCTGAACCTGCTGGCTAATGCCTTTGTAGAAGTGAAACTGATAGATGGCCTGCGTTACAAATTTAACCTGGGGCTTACCGAAATACAGGGCTACAACCGCACCTATACGGGCGTCTATCACGACGGTAACACGGCCAATCCGCTGCCGGACCTGTCTGAAGGCTCTTCCATCACCAATTCCTGGCTGGCGGAAAATACCCTGAGCTATACCAAAAAACTGGGCAAACATAATATAGATGCGGTGGTGGGTTATTCTGCTCAGAAAAATATTTATTCCGGCTTCAGCGCCTCCCGCAACGACCTGCCGGTAGGCACTTCCGTGATGGGCGCCGGTACTGCCGCTTCTCAGAAAAATGATGGTAGCGCCAATGTAAGCGCGATGCTCTCCAGTTTTGGTCGTGTCATGTATTCCTATGATTCCAGATACTTGTTTACGGCCTCCATCAGAAGAGATGGCTCTTCGCGGTTTGCCTCCGACTACCAGTTTGGTGCTTTCCCATCTTTCTCTGCCGGCTGGAATATGCATAACGAGAACTTTTTCTCCGGTCTGCGTAATGTAGTCAGCAACCTGAAACTGCGCGGCAGCTGGGGTGTACTGGGTAACCAGGAAATAGGTAACTACCTCACCCAGTCAGCCATTACCAGCGGTATCAACTTTGTACAGGGTAATGTGCTCTGGCCCGGTGCTACCGCCAGCTCCTATGCCTCCCCCACTGACCTGTCCTGGGAAGAAACCAAAATCATCAACGGTGGTGTAGACGCGGGTTTCCTCGACAACAAATTGTTTTTCATCTTTGACGTGTTCCATAAAAAAACCAATGGAGTATTGCTGGGTGTACCTTTCCCACTGTCTGTTGGTAAAACCGGTACTCCTACCCTTAACGCCGGCGTTATCGAAAACAAAGGTTACGAAGCCTCTGTGGAATATACCAGCGAAACCCGCAGCGGCCTGAAATACAGAGTGATGCTGAATATGTCCCATACCGCCAATGAAATGACCGCTATCACCATCGGTTCCGGCCGTCAGGAATTTGGCGATATCTCCAGGGCTAAAGTAGGTGCTCCTATTGGCTCCTTCTTCCTCATTAAAACCGACGGTATCTTTAATTCAGAAGAAGAAATAAAGGCCTACAACAAAGGCGGTACCCCTATACAACCGGATGCTAAACCCGGTGATATCCGTTTTGTAGACTACAACGGCGATGGTAAAATCGATAACCAGGACGTACAGAACCTCGGCAGCCCCTTCCCTAAATTCACTATGGGCCTGGCCGCCAACCTGTCTTACAAAGGTTTTGATATGAGCCTCTTCTTCGAAGGTGTTTCTGGCAACAAAATTTATAACGGCAGAAGACAATGGATGGAGAAAATGAGTGAAGTAACCAACCTGTCTACTGCCGTGCTGGACGCCTGGACACCGGAACATCATTCCAACTTCCCCCGGTTTACCATATCTGATCCCAACAACAATAAAAGAGAGAACAGCGACAGATGGCTGGAAGATGGTTCCTACCTGCGTTTCAAAAGACTGGAGTTAGGTTACAGCATACCTAAAACCCTGACTAACAGATGGGGTATCGACAGGATACGGGTATTTGGTTCTGCAGAAAACATTTTCACTGCTACCAAATACAAGGGCTTCAATCCGGATCTGGGCGTTGCTCCTGGTAGCGGCGTACTCTCCAGAGGTATGGATAATTCCTGGGATGCTTATCCGCTGTCCCGCACCTTCCTCCTGGGTCTTAACCTCTCCTTCTAA